A DNA window from Actinomadura luzonensis contains the following coding sequences:
- a CDS encoding DNA-binding protein, giving the protein MPTLVRHVTPVPRAAASGLVAEVYAQVEAEFSSIGPAVLMTSPAPELMAAGWSLMREAQLAGDVPVLDKALVALGVAQANELDYDVQAFLAILRLLGEDELADAAGHGRPPADPRHAALLTWARATATGPVAAPFPAAQAAEHLGTALFGHFVNRMAAAMLPAGLTPGSMDPGDEPAFDGAPVLRGMREPLAPGATLPLLKGLPAGQEPAWAAGRPIGAAYAALAAGAAQGAGLLSPAAAATVTTAVAAHRGRRRARGPWLEQALDGLPEQDRAGARAAILTALAPQDLTDADVAAWRATDRRFSDHCTVYLLAFGAMAAVGHLADDTAAALYGT; this is encoded by the coding sequence ATGCCGACCCTGGTCCGTCACGTCACCCCCGTTCCCCGCGCCGCCGCCTCCGGCCTGGTCGCCGAGGTCTACGCGCAGGTCGAGGCCGAGTTCAGCAGCATCGGCCCGGCCGTGCTGATGACCTCGCCCGCGCCGGAGCTGATGGCGGCCGGCTGGTCGCTGATGCGTGAGGCGCAGCTCGCCGGTGACGTCCCCGTCCTGGACAAGGCCCTGGTCGCGCTCGGCGTGGCCCAGGCCAACGAGCTGGACTACGACGTGCAGGCGTTCCTCGCCATCCTGCGGCTGCTGGGCGAGGACGAGCTCGCCGACGCGGCCGGGCACGGCCGCCCGCCCGCCGATCCGCGCCACGCGGCGCTGCTGACCTGGGCCAGGGCCACCGCGACGGGGCCGGTGGCGGCGCCGTTCCCGGCCGCGCAGGCCGCCGAACACCTCGGCACCGCCCTGTTCGGGCACTTCGTCAACCGGATGGCCGCGGCCATGCTGCCCGCCGGGCTCACTCCCGGCTCGATGGACCCCGGCGACGAGCCCGCCTTCGACGGCGCGCCCGTGCTGCGGGGCATGCGCGAGCCGCTGGCACCCGGGGCCACGTTGCCGCTGCTGAAGGGGCTGCCCGCCGGGCAGGAGCCGGCCTGGGCCGCCGGCCGGCCGATCGGGGCCGCCTACGCCGCGCTGGCCGCCGGCGCGGCGCAGGGCGCGGGGCTGCTGAGCCCCGCCGCGGCCGCGACCGTCACCACGGCCGTCGCCGCGCACCGGGGCCGCCGCCGGGCCCGCGGCCCCTGGCTGGAGCAGGCCCTGGACGGGCTGCCCGAGCAGGACCGCGCCGGGGCCCGGGCCGCGATCCTGACGGCGCTGGCGCCGCAGGACCTGACCGACGCCGACGTGGCCGCCTGGCGGGCCACCGACCGCCGCTTCAGCGACCACTGCACCGTCTACCTGCTGGCCTTCGGCGCGATGGCCGCGGTCGGCCACCTCGCCGACGACACCGCCGCCGCCCTGTACGGCACCTGA
- a CDS encoding phosphopantetheine-binding protein, with amino-acid sequence MTPQQATEIVQDALLQIAPEADLAALAPDTDFRDALELDSLDFLSYVEVLSETGGVRVDEDDYPKVSTIAGAAAFIAAAGPR; translated from the coding sequence ATGACCCCGCAGCAAGCGACGGAGATCGTCCAGGACGCCCTCCTGCAGATCGCGCCCGAGGCCGACCTCGCCGCCCTCGCCCCGGACACGGACTTCCGCGACGCGCTGGAGCTGGACTCGCTGGACTTCCTCAGCTACGTCGAGGTGCTCAGCGAGACCGGCGGCGTGCGCGTCGACGAGGACGACTACCCGAAGGTGAGCACCATCGCCGGCGCGGCCGCCTTCATCGCCGCCGCCGGGCCGAGGTGA
- a CDS encoding FG-GAP repeat domain-containing protein, which produces MRIDKISRSAAALAVTLTALTAATAPARAAAPLALNTDFNGDGYNDLAVGSPGYPGPWTSRHSGLIAVLYGGPGGFTGVERLRPESACYIPPSGECRQWGTALAAGDLDGNGRPDLVSTGSADLQTYSWSQTYGITRQHYQSETYRSSLSVVQEDADPKPDVLGIYRDPSNGWPSLGGRHNGNAFELYRTSPTRDLTVSSAVFGDIHNDGIAEAMVIGTDRAAADNPYLWYLDDLRNPSANPFVMGGPQACAFPETSTLACPRNDSKLALGDVNGDGHRDLIMVTPSTGTINAWYGDKYGGGMYRPGFSARNLTWLQTTAATLTTLATGDFDGDGAAELAVGMPGAEVSGRFLAGAVALVPGSPSGPVVSATRIISQDGVASPGGAPAADPIGEQSVAEDLMGYGVSILDLDGDGKGELIAGVPGKNEGRGMLAIMKGTAGGVPSTAQLVRAEDIGLTAASTRLGAVILH; this is translated from the coding sequence ATGCGCATCGACAAGATCAGCCGGTCGGCGGCGGCGCTGGCCGTCACGCTCACCGCCCTCACCGCCGCGACCGCCCCGGCGCGGGCGGCGGCGCCGCTCGCGCTGAACACCGACTTCAACGGCGACGGCTACAACGACCTGGCCGTGGGCAGCCCCGGCTACCCCGGGCCGTGGACCAGCCGCCACAGCGGCCTGATCGCCGTCCTGTACGGCGGCCCCGGCGGGTTCACCGGCGTGGAGCGCCTGCGTCCCGAGAGCGCCTGCTACATCCCGCCGTCCGGCGAGTGCCGGCAATGGGGCACGGCGCTGGCCGCGGGAGACCTCGACGGCAACGGCCGGCCGGACCTGGTCTCCACCGGCAGCGCGGACCTGCAGACCTACTCCTGGTCGCAGACGTACGGCATCACCCGTCAGCATTACCAGAGCGAGACGTACCGCTCCTCGCTGAGCGTGGTCCAGGAGGACGCCGACCCGAAGCCCGACGTCCTGGGCATCTACCGCGACCCCAGCAACGGCTGGCCGAGTCTGGGCGGCCGTCACAACGGCAACGCCTTCGAGCTGTACAGGACCAGCCCGACCCGGGATCTGACGGTCTCGTCGGCGGTCTTCGGCGACATCCACAACGACGGCATCGCCGAGGCCATGGTGATCGGCACCGACCGCGCCGCCGCCGACAACCCGTACCTGTGGTACCTCGACGACCTCCGCAACCCGTCCGCCAACCCCTTCGTGATGGGCGGCCCGCAAGCCTGCGCCTTCCCCGAGACCAGCACCCTGGCCTGCCCGCGCAACGACTCCAAGCTGGCGCTCGGCGACGTCAACGGCGACGGGCACCGCGACCTGATCATGGTCACGCCCAGCACCGGCACGATCAACGCCTGGTACGGCGACAAGTACGGCGGAGGCATGTACCGGCCCGGCTTCAGCGCCCGCAACCTCACCTGGCTCCAGACCACCGCCGCGACCCTGACGACCCTCGCCACCGGCGACTTCGACGGCGACGGCGCGGCCGAGCTCGCCGTCGGCATGCCGGGCGCGGAGGTGTCGGGCCGGTTCCTGGCCGGGGCGGTCGCGCTGGTCCCCGGCTCCCCGTCCGGCCCGGTCGTCTCGGCGACGCGGATCATCAGCCAGGACGGTGTCGCGTCCCCGGGCGGCGCGCCCGCCGCCGACCCGATCGGCGAGCAGTCCGTGGCGGAGGACCTCATGGGCTACGGGGTGTCGATCCTCGACCTCGACGGCGACGGCAAGGGCGAGCTCATCGCCGGCGTACCCGGGAAGAACGAGGGCCGGGGCATGCTCGCGATCATGAAGGGCACGGCCGGCGGCGTCCCGTCCACCGCCCAGCTCGTCCGTGCCGAGGACATCGGGCTGACCGCGGCCTCCACCCGCCTCGGCGCCGTCATCCTGCACTGA
- the acsA gene encoding acetate--CoA ligase — protein MIIHKPRHPAVPPELPDYETARRTFTWPPATGVNIAWQAVDRHLGTPARDRVALRCIGRDDTLTELTYLDLHRRTARFANVLRALGVGRGERVFTLLGRVPELYVTVLGTLKNLSVLAPLFSAFGPEPIRERLHLGDGRVLVTTPALYARKIAPIRDALPGLKHVLVTGDGPAPEGTLPLAGLMAAASTAFTIPATQAEDMALLHFTSGTTGKPKGAVHVHGAVTAHLTTARYALDLRPGDVYWCTADPGWVTGMSYGVIAPLALGVTMVTDAGEFDARRWYRTLQEQHVTVWYTAPTALRMLMRHGKELAAGYDLSHLRFIASVGEPLNPEVVLWGQDALGLPVHDNWWQTETGAIMISNYASMDIKPGSMGRPMPGITAALLERGEDGRARVTDGRVTVVTEPGAEGELALRPGWPSMFRGYLGDPGRYAKAFAGGWYLSGDVARRDEDGYFWFVARADDVIKSAGHLIGPFEVESVLMEHPAVAEVGVIGTPDPVAGELVKAFVTLKPGYQPGEILRRDLVAFARTRLGAVAPKQIAFDQHLPHTRSGKVMRRLLKARELGLPEGDTSTLEDGGSR, from the coding sequence ATGATCATTCACAAGCCCCGCCATCCGGCCGTGCCGCCGGAGTTGCCGGACTACGAGACCGCGCGCCGCACGTTCACCTGGCCCCCGGCCACCGGCGTCAACATCGCCTGGCAGGCGGTCGACCGGCACCTCGGCACCCCGGCCCGGGACCGGGTGGCCCTGCGCTGCATCGGCAGGGACGACACCCTCACCGAGCTGACCTACCTCGACCTGCACCGGCGGACCGCCCGCTTCGCCAACGTGCTGCGCGCGCTCGGCGTGGGCCGGGGCGAGCGGGTCTTCACCCTGCTCGGCCGGGTCCCCGAGCTGTACGTCACCGTGCTCGGCACGCTGAAGAACCTCAGCGTGCTGGCCCCGCTGTTCTCCGCCTTCGGCCCCGAGCCGATCCGCGAGCGGCTGCACCTGGGCGACGGCCGGGTCCTGGTCACCACGCCGGCTCTGTACGCCCGCAAGATCGCGCCGATCAGGGACGCGCTGCCCGGCCTGAAACACGTGCTGGTCACCGGCGACGGCCCGGCGCCCGAGGGCACGCTGCCGCTGGCCGGGCTGATGGCGGCGGCGAGCACCGCGTTCACGATCCCGGCAACCCAGGCCGAGGACATGGCGCTGCTGCACTTCACCAGCGGCACCACCGGCAAGCCGAAGGGCGCGGTGCACGTGCACGGCGCGGTGACCGCCCACCTGACGACCGCCCGCTACGCGCTCGACCTGCGGCCCGGCGACGTCTACTGGTGCACCGCGGACCCGGGCTGGGTGACCGGCATGTCCTACGGGGTCATCGCCCCGCTGGCGCTCGGCGTCACCATGGTCACCGACGCGGGCGAGTTCGACGCCCGCCGCTGGTACCGGACGCTCCAGGAGCAGCACGTCACGGTCTGGTACACCGCCCCCACCGCGCTGCGCATGCTCATGCGGCACGGCAAGGAACTCGCCGCCGGGTACGACCTGTCGCACCTGCGCTTCATCGCCAGCGTCGGCGAGCCGCTCAACCCCGAGGTCGTCCTCTGGGGCCAGGACGCGCTGGGGCTGCCCGTGCACGACAACTGGTGGCAGACCGAGACCGGCGCCATCATGATCAGCAACTACGCTTCCATGGACATCAAGCCCGGCAGCATGGGCCGCCCGATGCCCGGCATCACGGCGGCGCTGCTGGAGCGGGGGGAGGACGGCCGTGCCCGGGTGACGGACGGCCGGGTGACGGTCGTGACGGAGCCCGGCGCGGAGGGCGAGCTGGCGCTGCGGCCGGGCTGGCCGTCGATGTTCCGCGGCTACCTGGGCGATCCCGGCCGGTACGCGAAGGCGTTCGCCGGCGGCTGGTACCTGTCGGGCGACGTGGCCCGCCGCGACGAGGACGGCTACTTCTGGTTCGTCGCCCGCGCCGACGACGTCATCAAGTCCGCCGGCCACCTGATCGGGCCGTTCGAGGTCGAGTCGGTGCTGATGGAGCACCCGGCGGTGGCCGAGGTGGGCGTGATCGGCACGCCGGACCCGGTGGCGGGCGAGCTGGTCAAGGCGTTCGTCACGCTCAAACCCGGCTACCAGCCGGGTGAGATCCTGCGCAGGGACCTCGTCGCGTTCGCTCGCACACGGCTCGGCGCGGTCGCGCCGAAGCAGATCGCCTTCGACCAGCACCTGCCGCACACCCGCAGCGGCAAAGTCATGCGCCGCCTGCTCAAGGCGCGCGAGCTGGGGCTGCCGGAAGGGGACACCTCCACGCTGGAGGACGGCGGATCCAGGTGA
- the pdhA gene encoding pyruvate dehydrogenase (acetyl-transferring) E1 component subunit alpha, producing the protein MARKSRTQPSRDRELLRQMLRIRRFEERCVELYSGEKIRGFMHLYIGEEAVAAGVCHALTPEDTVVSTYREHGHALARGVPAKTIMAEMYGRVSGTSRGRGGSMHIFDAARRFYGGNAIVGGGLPLAVGLALADKLLERPRVTACFFGEGAMAEGEFHECLNLASLWRLPVLFACENNQYAMGTALARSQAETDLALRAAAYDVAAWPVDGMDARAVADAAGKACEAVRAGAGPHFLELRTYRFRAHSMYDPDRYRDKAEIEQWKHRDPLDVIELPGPETAELEKEIAQELDEAIDFAERAPLEPVEELTRFVYSEV; encoded by the coding sequence ATGGCACGCAAATCCCGTACGCAGCCGTCCCGCGACCGGGAACTGCTGCGTCAGATGCTGCGCATCCGCCGCTTCGAGGAACGCTGCGTCGAGCTGTACAGCGGCGAGAAGATCCGCGGCTTCATGCACCTCTACATCGGCGAGGAGGCCGTGGCGGCGGGCGTCTGCCACGCGCTGACCCCGGAGGACACGGTCGTGTCCACCTACCGTGAGCACGGCCACGCCCTGGCCCGCGGCGTCCCCGCCAAGACGATCATGGCGGAGATGTACGGCAGGGTGTCCGGCACCAGCCGGGGCCGTGGCGGCTCCATGCACATCTTCGACGCCGCCCGCCGCTTCTACGGCGGCAACGCGATCGTCGGAGGCGGCCTGCCCCTGGCGGTCGGGCTGGCCCTGGCCGACAAGCTGCTCGAGCGCCCGCGCGTGACGGCCTGCTTCTTCGGCGAGGGCGCGATGGCCGAGGGCGAGTTCCACGAATGCCTCAACCTGGCCTCGCTGTGGCGGCTGCCGGTGCTGTTCGCCTGCGAGAACAACCAGTACGCCATGGGCACCGCGCTGGCCCGCTCCCAGGCCGAGACCGACCTGGCGCTGCGCGCCGCCGCCTACGACGTGGCCGCCTGGCCGGTGGACGGCATGGACGCGCGCGCGGTCGCCGACGCGGCCGGCAAGGCGTGCGAGGCCGTCCGCGCCGGGGCCGGGCCGCACTTCCTGGAGCTGCGCACCTACCGCTTCCGCGCCCACTCCATGTACGACCCCGACCGCTACCGCGACAAGGCCGAGATCGAGCAGTGGAAGCACCGCGACCCGCTCGACGTGATCGAGCTGCCCGGGCCGGAGACGGCCGAGCTGGAGAAGGAGATCGCCCAGGAGCTGGACGAGGCGATCGACTTCGCCGAGCGGGCGCCGCTGGAGCCGGTCGAGGAGCTCACCCGCTTCGTCTACAGCGAGGTCTGA
- a CDS encoding 2-oxo acid dehydrogenase subunit E2 yields MAEFLMPSLGADMETGTVTEWLVKPGDTIVRGEPIAVIDTDKATIEVESFHTGVVERLLVGLDERVPVGTPLAVISEKVAPAARHRAPAPPAQAPPAGAAPVPGPSPEHVPAMTPLIRRLAAERGLDPAAVHGTGPGGRVTRADLERATAGEPAGKPAAPSAAPQTRIQKTRIQKTRAQVPAPARIKASPLARRLAAELGVDLRTVTATGRTGAIRADDVRRTAAAPPAPTAAARARPRPGMRQAIARAMSRSKREIPHYYLTATTDLSAALTWLRERNRQLPVPRRILPAALLLKAAARAVAEVPQLNGFWRDDAFVPGEAVHLGVAISLRDGGLIAPALHDAANRDLADLMAAMKDLVGRARTGRLRGSEMTEATITVTNLGDQGVESVHGVIYPPQVALVGFGRISERPWAVGGLLGVRPLVTVTLAADHRASDGYTGGRFLTAVDRLLNHPEEL; encoded by the coding sequence ATGGCCGAGTTCCTGATGCCCTCGCTGGGCGCCGACATGGAGACCGGCACGGTCACCGAGTGGCTGGTCAAGCCCGGGGACACGATCGTCAGGGGCGAGCCCATCGCGGTGATCGACACCGACAAGGCCACCATCGAGGTCGAGTCGTTCCACACGGGCGTGGTGGAGAGGCTGCTGGTCGGCCTGGACGAGCGCGTGCCGGTCGGCACCCCGCTGGCCGTGATCAGCGAGAAGGTCGCGCCGGCCGCCCGCCACCGGGCACCGGCTCCCCCGGCACAGGCTCCCCCGGCCGGGGCGGCACCCGTTCCCGGGCCGTCGCCCGAACACGTCCCCGCCATGACGCCGCTCATCCGCCGCCTGGCCGCCGAACGCGGTCTCGACCCGGCCGCCGTGCACGGGACCGGGCCGGGCGGCCGGGTGACCCGCGCCGACCTCGAACGCGCCACCGCGGGAGAGCCCGCCGGAAAGCCCGCCGCACCCTCGGCCGCGCCCCAGACCCGGATTCAGAAGACCCGGATCCAGAAAACCCGGGCCCAGGTCCCTGCCCCGGCCCGGATCAAGGCCTCGCCCCTCGCCCGCCGCCTCGCCGCCGAGCTGGGCGTCGACCTGAGGACCGTCACCGCGACCGGCCGCACCGGCGCGATCCGCGCCGACGACGTCCGCAGAACCGCGGCCGCGCCCCCCGCGCCCACCGCGGCCGCCCGGGCGCGGCCCCGACCGGGGATGCGCCAAGCCATCGCCCGCGCGATGAGCCGTTCCAAGCGCGAGATCCCGCACTACTACCTCACCGCCACGACCGACCTGAGCGCCGCCCTGACCTGGCTGCGCGAACGCAACCGGCAGCTCCCCGTGCCCCGGCGCATCCTGCCCGCCGCGCTGCTGCTCAAGGCCGCCGCCCGGGCCGTGGCTGAGGTGCCGCAGCTCAACGGCTTCTGGCGGGACGACGCCTTCGTCCCCGGCGAGGCGGTGCACCTGGGCGTGGCCATCTCGCTCAGGGACGGCGGCCTGATCGCGCCCGCCCTGCACGACGCCGCGAACCGCGACCTCGCCGACCTCATGGCCGCGATGAAGGACCTGGTCGGCCGCGCCCGTACGGGCCGGCTGCGCGGCTCGGAGATGACCGAGGCCACGATCACCGTCACCAACCTCGGCGACCAGGGCGTCGAGTCGGTGCACGGCGTGATCTACCCGCCGCAGGTCGCCCTGGTCGGGTTCGGCCGGATCTCCGAGCGGCCGTGGGCGGTCGGCGGCCTGCTCGGCGTCCGCCCGCTGGTCACCGTCACGCTCGCGGCCGACCACCGCGCCAGCGACGGCTACACCGGCGGCCGGTTCCTGACCGCCGTCGACCGGCTGCTCAACCACCCGGAGGAGCTATGA
- a CDS encoding universal stress protein: MTRHVVVGVDGSGPAMAAVEWAAADAGRRGLELRVVHVCEQWPYGGAGTPCCAEALETAAARARELAPGIEVATRRLPGNAVEALIGESASADSVVLGSRGLGGFAGMVLGSVGLAVAGHAAGPVVIVRGPSAVRHGRVVVGHDGSGHAEAAMGYGVEQARARRVPLLVVHVPWTPAFSRYGYSPQQDVREAAERLEPWRARHPDVDIVDVRQAGHPVAVLAAAGAAADLLVVGSRGLGGFASAVLGSVSHGVLHHATCPVAVVRPRTGGA, from the coding sequence ATGACGCGACACGTCGTCGTCGGCGTGGACGGATCCGGGCCCGCGATGGCGGCGGTGGAGTGGGCCGCCGCCGACGCGGGCCGCAGAGGACTGGAGCTGCGCGTCGTGCACGTGTGCGAGCAGTGGCCCTACGGGGGCGCGGGCACACCGTGCTGCGCCGAGGCGCTGGAGACGGCCGCGGCGCGGGCCCGTGAGCTGGCGCCCGGCATCGAGGTGGCCACCCGGCGCCTGCCCGGCAACGCAGTGGAGGCACTGATCGGCGAGTCGGCGTCCGCCGACAGCGTGGTGCTCGGCAGCCGGGGGCTGGGCGGGTTCGCCGGGATGGTGCTGGGCTCGGTCGGCCTGGCCGTGGCCGGGCACGCCGCCGGGCCCGTCGTGATCGTGCGCGGGCCGTCCGCGGTGCGGCACGGCCGGGTGGTCGTCGGCCACGACGGCTCCGGCCACGCCGAGGCCGCGATGGGGTACGGCGTCGAGCAGGCCCGGGCGCGGCGGGTGCCGCTGCTCGTCGTCCACGTGCCGTGGACGCCGGCCTTCTCCCGGTACGGGTACTCGCCGCAGCAGGACGTCCGCGAGGCGGCCGAGCGGCTGGAGCCGTGGCGGGCCAGGCATCCCGACGTGGACATCGTCGACGTGCGGCAGGCCGGGCATCCGGTCGCCGTGCTGGCGGCGGCCGGTGCCGCGGCGGACCTGCTGGTGGTGGGCTCGCGCGGGCTGGGCGGGTTCGCCTCGGCCGTGCTCGGCTCGGTCAGTCACGGCGTCCTGCACCACGCGACCTGCCCCGTCGCGGTCGTCCGGCCGCGGACCGGCGGTGCCTGA
- a CDS encoding TetR/AcrR family transcriptional regulator — MTSNTAEKIADAAQAVLVSEGAAAVTMRRVAGLAGVSPMAAYKHYPNRQALLDGVAERAFRALSEGWGNRAPDGPWEARVLGLLTDFLDFALGQPHLYTFLMTDRRERARRFPDGFEGGGSPFGKLVTLVEEGMRDGLLREDDPLEVTLALTSPVQGLVQLHLGGRVGLDEDGFRRLCERTVRRIFDGVRM; from the coding sequence ATGACGTCGAACACCGCGGAGAAGATCGCGGACGCCGCGCAGGCCGTCCTGGTGAGCGAGGGCGCCGCGGCCGTGACCATGCGGCGGGTGGCCGGCCTGGCCGGCGTGTCCCCCATGGCGGCCTACAAGCACTACCCGAACCGCCAGGCGCTGCTCGACGGGGTGGCCGAACGGGCGTTCCGCGCCCTCAGCGAGGGCTGGGGCAACCGGGCGCCGGACGGCCCCTGGGAGGCACGGGTGCTCGGCCTCCTGACGGACTTCCTGGACTTCGCCCTGGGACAGCCGCATCTGTACACGTTCCTCATGACCGATCGACGCGAGCGGGCCCGGCGCTTCCCTGACGGCTTCGAAGGCGGTGGGTCGCCGTTCGGCAAGCTCGTCACGCTGGTCGAGGAGGGGATGCGCGACGGGCTCCTGCGCGAGGACGACCCCCTGGAGGTCACCCTGGCGCTGACCTCGCCCGTCCAGGGGCTCGTGCAGCTCCACCTCGGCGGCCGCGTCGGCCTGGACGAGGACGGCTTCCGCCGGTTGTGCGAGCGCACGGTGAGGAGGATCTTCGATGGCGTCCGGATGTGA
- a CDS encoding AMIN-like domain-containing (lipo)protein, which yields MLPIRPLIAGAALAAAVTVPVALPAQAAQLARVPTLIGVRAAHQPGFDRLVFEFRGGLPRWTQTSYVDRVVDQATGRTVGLVGDALLRVRFEAADAGAGTARTTYPLPGLIQVAGATPYNSTLTYGVGLARRTPYRVHKLTRPSRVVVDITTPYRTVPVRDHFLNTANYNAGRLPYTTAVQRPAVPPATAYGALQRLFAGPTPAEKAQGLRFVSSKATGFSRLTVQKGIARVYLTGPVTGAGSTFTIADEIMPTLKQFPSVTWVKIYDAGGHTQYPYGPSDSVPNSLEP from the coding sequence ATGCTCCCGATCCGTCCCCTCATCGCCGGCGCGGCCCTGGCCGCGGCGGTGACCGTCCCGGTGGCCCTGCCCGCGCAGGCCGCCCAGCTGGCCCGGGTGCCCACGCTGATCGGCGTGCGCGCCGCGCACCAGCCGGGCTTCGACCGGCTCGTGTTCGAGTTCCGCGGCGGCCTCCCGCGGTGGACGCAGACCAGCTACGTCGACCGGGTCGTCGACCAGGCGACCGGCCGAACCGTCGGCCTCGTCGGCGACGCGCTGCTGCGGGTCCGGTTCGAGGCGGCCGACGCCGGCGCCGGCACGGCCCGCACCACGTACCCGCTGCCGGGCCTCATCCAGGTCGCCGGCGCCACGCCGTACAACTCGACGCTCACCTACGGCGTCGGGCTGGCCAGGCGGACACCGTACCGGGTCCACAAGCTGACCCGGCCCAGCCGGGTCGTGGTCGACATCACCACGCCCTACCGGACCGTCCCGGTGCGCGACCACTTCCTCAACACGGCCAACTACAACGCCGGCCGCCTGCCGTACACCACGGCCGTGCAACGGCCGGCCGTCCCGCCGGCCACCGCCTACGGCGCGCTGCAGCGCCTGTTCGCCGGCCCCACACCGGCCGAGAAGGCGCAGGGGCTGCGCTTCGTCAGCTCCAAGGCGACCGGCTTCAGCAGGCTGACCGTGCAGAAGGGGATCGCCAGGGTCTACCTGACCGGCCCCGTCACCGGCGCCGGCTCCACCTTCACGATCGCCGACGAGATCATGCCGACGCTCAAGCAGTTCCCGTCCGTCACGTGGGTGAAGATCTACGACGCGGGCGGGCACACGCAGTACCCGTACGGCCCGTCCGACTCCGTCCCGAACAGCCTGGAGCCGTGA
- a CDS encoding alpha-ketoacid dehydrogenase subunit beta — MTTYREAMREAISEALLADERVFLMGEDVGMYGGCFAVSLGLLEKFGPERVRDTPLSESAFVGAGIGAAMGGMRPIVEIMTVNFSLLALDQILNNAATILHMSGGQFNVPLVIRMTTGAGRQLAAQHSHSLEGWYAHIPGLRILAPATVADARWMLAPALADPDPVLIFEHGSLYNVPGEPGTEKVDIVSAAVRRPGRDVTLLAYGGTLHKALSAAEELAGGGIEAEVVDLRVLRPLDEASIVASVAKTHRAVIVDEGWRSGSLSAEIAARLADRAFYELDAPVERVCTAEVPIPYARHMEEAALPQVPAVVEAARRAVSS; from the coding sequence ATGACCACCTACCGGGAGGCGATGCGCGAGGCCATCAGTGAGGCCCTGCTCGCCGACGAGCGGGTCTTCCTCATGGGCGAGGACGTCGGCATGTACGGCGGCTGCTTCGCGGTCAGCCTCGGCCTGCTGGAGAAGTTCGGGCCGGAGCGCGTCCGGGACACGCCGCTGTCGGAGTCGGCGTTCGTCGGGGCCGGCATCGGCGCGGCCATGGGCGGCATGCGGCCCATCGTCGAGATCATGACGGTGAACTTCAGCCTGCTCGCGCTCGACCAGATCCTCAACAACGCCGCGACGATCCTGCACATGTCCGGCGGCCAGTTCAACGTCCCGCTGGTGATCAGGATGACCACCGGGGCGGGACGCCAGCTCGCCGCCCAGCACTCCCACAGCCTCGAAGGCTGGTACGCCCACATCCCCGGCCTGCGCATCCTGGCGCCCGCCACCGTCGCCGACGCCCGCTGGATGCTCGCGCCCGCCCTGGCCGACCCGGACCCGGTGCTGATCTTCGAGCACGGCTCGCTCTACAACGTCCCGGGCGAGCCGGGCACGGAGAAGGTGGACATCGTCAGCGCCGCCGTCCGCCGTCCCGGCCGGGACGTCACGCTCCTCGCCTACGGCGGCACCCTGCACAAGGCGCTGTCGGCCGCCGAGGAGCTGGCCGGCGGCGGCATCGAGGCGGAGGTCGTGGACCTGCGGGTGCTGCGCCCGCTGGACGAGGCGAGCATCGTGGCCTCGGTCGCCAAGACCCACCGGGCGGTCATCGTGGACGAGGGCTGGCGGTCGGGCAGCCTGTCCGCCGAGATCGCCGCCCGGCTCGCCGACCGCGCCTTCTACGAGCTGGACGCCCCCGTGGAGCGGGTCTGCACGGCCGAGGTGCCGATCCCGTACGCCAGGCACATGGAGGAGGCGGCGCTGCCTCAGGTGCCCGCCGTCGTCGAGGCCGCGCGGCGGGCGGTGAGCTCGTGA